The sequence GGCTGGATAGGGGTTTATTTTAAGCATATGTTAAGGATATTGCTCAGCCCAGGTGAATCCTTCTGATGGGTGTTCCTTTTGTTTTGGGTATCTTAATTAGACTGTGTCTGTATacacaatttaaaatttaatttacaacTAAACTGAAACTGTCTAAGTTGGCCTTGTGTaatcacacaaaaaataaaaatggggaAGAAGTCTTGCAACGGTCACATTAAAGTCTGCTTGCCACAGGTACAAGTCCTCCGTGCTATAGGTCTCTCCAATTGATACCAGTTATATTGTAGATCTagtaatatatttatattttcgaGTGTATCAGTATTGAGACTACGTACCTTTCAAAATAGATTGCACGCCTTTATAACTTTTGCAACCatgtttatatgaaaaaaacaaatcatCATAGTTGCACTTGCAGGTTCCACATTTTGTGCCTGATTCGCACACTGCATTATGCTCCAAGCAAAACCTCACATcattttttggattggtaaaaTAATCTCTTGAATGATAAAAAGTGCCAACTGCTGGTTGTACAGGAGCCCTGCGGACTGTTAACAAGGAATCAGCAAGGACAACATAGAGAACTAGAAGGTATGCACAATAGGTTTTCATATCTATgtgtctaaaaagaaaacacaatCATTAGAACCTTCttttttttagtataaaaaCGGAACACAATCTCTCTAAAGTCTCTTTTATTCAATCATATTTTGTTGTAcgattatataaatattttttatatatatcatcATACAGAAAGGTGTATttgatcataatttttaaatttttaaaaacatgttttatgtTCTAACATGTTTTAATAGCAGGTATTTACTTAATTATAATTTCATACGTAATATGAAATTTGATAAGAGTGATAAGAGTGGTTTAACTAGGATGATGTATTTTTGCGTATGATACCATTTAAGATGCTTAAACAATTTAGATTTTTCGTAAAATAATACATGATCTTCCACTCATGATGGGTttgtggacaaaaaaataattttctaattttaccacatttatagaTGGAGCTTTTTAATTGCACCAAATtattgttgtgaaaaaaatggGAATTTGACCATGACTACATGTATTGATCCGTCCCAGGGCTTCAAAAATTTAAAGTCTTGGTACACGTCTTTTTGTGTACCTTGTAGGTTGATTAGGTGCACAAGCGTTTATCTCATATTATTGTGCACCTCAAAACCTCAGAGACACATGCGTGTATGTCACTTGTGCATCTCACTGTGCACCTTGATATCAATtgtgttaatttttgtttgtaatAAAACGAATATAAGAATTCATGAATTAAATTCCAATTAAAGAATCTCCACTCAGTAGTAAATCACATGGCTTGTCGCAATAGAAAATTGGTGCATGTGACCAGGATCATGCAAAATAGAAATCTCATTTAAGCATTGAACTTTGAAGATTCACTCCCATTTTGAAAGCCACAAAAAAATGAGAGCGTCGATTTTTACATGTACAGTTTTTCATATCATATCATATGTACTTAATATTTAAAGCCCCGTATCCACATTATTATTTAAGCAATTCGGGATTGTTATTAGTGTGAATAAGAGTAGCTGTTCAACATTAAAAATTGACatgctaaaataaaataaaaatttcaatgtgAAAGTATTAGTGCTTCCCTGTGCtccttaaataaaaataaaatttaaaattaacataaaaatactACAATTTAAGTATCACAAATGAtaacatgtcaaaaatatatttatacataAATGTGAATTCGCTTTTTTTGTATAGTCAGAAAAACATGTATGTATTATATtctctgctaaaaaaaaaggtACAATAATCGAATGTAATTTGTGCTGATAAAGAGGAAAAATATATGACTATTTTGATATAATGATAAACTGAAATATTTCTGAGCAGTTGGAAGTTAACTCACCGTTTGGCAAAAACTGAGATTTTTAAGCAACGTTGTTTATACTTTTCTGCGTAATGATTTATAAAACATTAACTACAACTACGattgtaaatattaaaaatgtaaagtatataaaaatatgttttataaaaataaataggtctaaaaagtaaaaatataaaactaatTCTATCGTGCATCGTGAGTATGTCTGGATTAAAAATACTACTAATAAGGTATTTAAGCCATGAAGCATAGTAAATGCACCTTTCCTATGTGCATCGTGAGTATGTCTGGATTAAAAATACTACTAATAAGGTAATTAAGCCATGAAGCATAGTAAATGCACCTTTCCTATGTGCATCGTGAGTATGTCTGGATTAAAAATACTACTAATAAGGTAATTAAGCCATGAAGCATAGTAAATGCACCTTTATGGCTGCATGTCAAGAAATTTACAACTAGAGTAagaaaacaattaaaatcaAGAATTTATGGTATTGAAATTTTATAGTATTGGAATGACTTAAATTCATGCCGGAGCTTTTCAGTGTCCTTATATCTGGGGTGGGTTTATTCAATCTGTTCTTCATATCTTGGCAACCACAGtcgttttaaaattgtcttgtcTATTTACCAAATTAAGAACCTTTGTCCCCCATCCCAAACAAAGGATTCAATTTGGCTGGTTCTGCAAAATAGACAAAATATGCTTCTTGTTTAAAATACTTACTTGTTTCATTTGGATACATAACAAAATATCATGTAAGTACGTGCTGAAAGAGATATAAGTTCTCTAGCAAAGTGCTCTAGCAAAGTCAGCAGTATAAAAATCATGCTTTTCGTTTAAAACCGTAATTCTTGCTTGAAATAAAACTCTTATAACTCAAATTGAAATGACGACTTGACACTTGTATGGCATGTTTTTAGACCAATTTTAGCTGTTTTCAAAGAAGTCATTAAATGGCTTTTGATGCGCAAAAAACATGAAGAGCAATTCAAATGATTGAAATTAAGCAAATAAGGTCTAAATGAAATGTTTACATGCGTTGTGTATTACACATTAAATATCACTCTGaccataaaaacatttaaacatcaTTTTGAGTTATGGCTCATATTTCATAAAAAAGAATCGATTAAATTCAACAGCTTGTGTAATGTGTAAAACTGCCACCCATGTCATACGTGTAACACTaaactataatttttttgcaacttttaaaaatcggatattaatataataaaaataaacattttataaaataatagcAATTAAATGGCATGCTCAGGGCATGACATAtcaacataattatcttgcgtTGTTGATGCTTTATAAATTATATTATCTGCAGCTTTTTCCATCCTCTTGTCTCTTAGTTTTTGTTTATACCTGAAACTTGAAGTAATTTCACCACCAGATAGATACAACGGGTTTTCCTCTGACTGCTCTTGTGATGCTGAATAAGCATACTCGTAATCAAGCTGAGTACTCTCTGTTGTTAAACCAAGAGCAATATTTGGCTCTGTATATATATGTTCTCTTGAAGTTTCTAGATTACCCTTTAGTAGCTTGTTTTTACTTTCTGGAGCAACCTTTATGTAATTACTTGGCAATGAGCCCTAAAATAATTGATTTACATACAGTTGAGATCAGTTTGACTAAACAGAACAGAacattagtttaaaaaaatgcaaaagccagctccaataaaaaaaacaaccctTTATTTCCTTGCAAACATAGTGGACCCCTTTCGGCTTTGCAACCCTGTTATACTGATGATATTCAAATGTTAATCTTGAGAATTTTTATACACTAGTTTTCAGATGGTGGAAAACTCTACCCCTCAGCACGAATACCAATTTAAcagtgattttaaaaaaatacaggtATTAGTATGAGACTAATGATTAGCCTTTCAAAAAATCCAAGGAGTTTCTCCTTTCACCAAAGTCGATAAAATAATTGCTAACTGCTATTTTGTGTGTTTGTAGCAAGACTATGAAATCATAGAGACAAAACAGAAAACAgggctccgaggttatttttgttgtgcattcattttgtggtagaaaagtgggggacgttttaaattgaATGATCtgaaagttcagctacactttaacaaaatttttaaagaaaaaaaattataccgccCTTAGGTTTcttttttacaggcataaagagaaaatccattaaatttggacctgctatggtttccaattattttgtcaaatgaagaaattatctacaattatatccatgataaaatgtctattccgcctgtaagtgcagttttgcagacttgcttcatccgtgtgCCGTCAGCGTTCACCtttgcattagttaagaaccacatggctggatttcttgtgcaagacctggttaccaacgatgaAGGGGCCAggtaaaagagatttatgtctacgtagttcttttaactaagtcaggagatggtgaattagctaggatggccaggttggctatgaaaaggcttgctcgtggattaaaaggacaataatttctgagatctaaaagtgtccgaccacgacggaaatctatcggacgtcttgtctgacgagtctccaaaaattatttcaagggCTACCATCGCACATTGCTACCattgctacaaaatggattttagaggttgattttgaaaactcaatattattttttcaggtgcacgattaatcacacgcctgaaacgctttaggcgtgtgccaaggcatgcgcgtgcgatcgcacgcctctcctgaaaaagactgagaaCTTGAGTGATATTTTACtgcatttttttctaatttactGTTGATACATCTACATCAGTGCTAGAAATCACTAAACATGTTAGGAAAACATTGTTGTACCTTATTTATTGTATCATCATTTCTTTTCAAATGTTCATCTGTTACATATATATTCCTTTTTCGTATAAGCTCTAAACACAATAATGAAC is a genomic window of Hydractinia symbiolongicarpus strain clone_291-10 chromosome 14, HSymV2.1, whole genome shotgun sequence containing:
- the LOC130624960 gene encoding uncharacterized protein LOC130624960, with translation MNRNTTETTTNNDKDDGKGNIVVIIVITVIVVICISVLVVFLLRVQKRRKRRRLTKCGHLVADHSVELIRKRNIYVTDEHLKRNDDTINKGSLPSNYIKVAPESKNKLLKGNLETSREHIYTEPNIALGLTTESTQLDYEYAYSASQEQSEENPLYLSGGEITSSFRYKQKLRDKRMEKAADNIIYKASTTQDNYVDMSCPEHAI